CCTGCACCCGCAGCTCCGCGAGCCAGGCCACGAACCGCTCGATCCCTTGGCCGGAGACCCGCGCGAAGGCGTTGTCGATCAGCTTCTGGGTGTCGAGGACCTCGTCGGCCCGGGCACCGTCGAGCACGGTGACGTACTCGACCAGGCCGGCGAGATCGCCGGTCAGCGTGTCGAGCACTCGTTCGTTGAACCGCAGCGCCGCGGTCTGTCCGTCCTCGGTCAGCAGCGTCCGGGCCTGCTCACCGGCCTCCCTCGGCTCGACCTGCAGCGAGCCCGAGCGGGCGAACCAGCGCGCCCACGGACGGTCCTCGATGCCACCCGAGGACCCGTCGTTGCCGCCGTTTCTCGCCGCGATGACCCACACCTCCCCTGTCAGGTGCGCCACACCCTAGTGGCGGAGGACTGTCGGTGGCACTCGCTAATGTGTTCGCATGGGCAGTACGGCGGCGGTGCGCGAAGCACGCAAACAGATGCGCGCCCGGGCGGTCGCCCGCCGTCAGCGTGAACAGACGACCGGGGGCTGGGAGGCCCAGCGAGGCTTCGACGAGCTGGGCAGGCCGCTGCGCGATCTCACCTTCTGCGTGGTCGACCTGGAGACGACCGGCAACAGCCCCGACAACGGCGGGATGATCACCGAGATCGGTGCGGTGAAGGTGCGCGGCGGCGAGGTCCTGGGCGAGTTCCAGACCCTGGTCAACCCCCACACCGGCATCCCCGCGTCGATCGCGGTGCTGACCGGCATCACCAACTCGATGGTCGCCTCCGCCCCCAGGATCGAGTCGGTCCTGCCCGCGTTCCTGGAGTTCGCCGAGGGCTGCGTGCTGGTCGCCCACAACGCGCCGTTCGACATCGGGTTCCTCAAGCACTTCGCTGCCCAGCAGGAGCGGCCGTGGCCGCGCTTCGAGGTGCTCGACACTGTCAAGATCGCCCGCCGGGTGATCAGCCGCGACGAGACCCCCAACCACAAGCTCGGCTCGCTCGCGCGGGTCTTCGGCTCCCCCACGGCCCCTGACCACCGCGCGCTGCACGACGCCCGCGCCACCGTCGACGTGCTCCACGGCATGATGGAGCGCCTGGGCAACCTCGGTGTGCTCACCATCGAAGACCTGGCGGCATTCTCGGCCAAGGTGACGACCGCGCAGCGCAAGAAGCGCCATCTGGCCGAAGACCTCCCCCACGCCCCGGGCGTCTACCTGTTCAAGGACGAGCGGGGCCGGGTGCTCTACATCGGCACCTCCAAGGATCTGCGCACCAGGGTGCGCACCTACTTCACCGCCTCCGAGACCCGCTCACGGATGGGCGAGATGGTCGGTCTTGCCGCGACCGTGCAGGCCATCGAGTGTGCGACGGCGCTCGAGGCGGGGGTGCGCGAGCTGCGCCTCATCGCCGAGCACAAGCCGCCCTACAACCGCCGCTCGAGGCGCCCCGAGAAGATGCACTTCGTCAAGCTCACCCGCGAGCCCTGGCCACGGCTGTCGCTGGTCAAGCAGGTGCTCGACGACGACGCCGACTATCTCGGCCCGTTCGGCTCGAAGAAGATCGCCGAGCAGGCGCTCCAGGCGCTGCACGACACCTTCCCGATCCGACAGTGCTCCGACCGGCTCCCGCTGCTGCCGGCGAAGAGCCCGTGCGTCCTCGCCGAGCTTCACCGGTGCCTGAGCCCGTGCGACCGGAGCACCACCACCGAGACGTACGCCGACCTCGTCGGCCGGGTTCGCGAGGCGCTGCGACACCGTCCCGACGAGGTGGTCGCCGCTGTCACCGAGCGCCTCGACGACCTGGCCGGGCAGGAGCGTTTCGAGGAGGCCGCCGTCCATCGCGACCG
The sequence above is drawn from the Nocardioides albertanoniae genome and encodes:
- a CDS encoding DEDD exonuclease domain-containing protein codes for the protein MRARAVARRQREQTTGGWEAQRGFDELGRPLRDLTFCVVDLETTGNSPDNGGMITEIGAVKVRGGEVLGEFQTLVNPHTGIPASIAVLTGITNSMVASAPRIESVLPAFLEFAEGCVLVAHNAPFDIGFLKHFAAQQERPWPRFEVLDTVKIARRVISRDETPNHKLGSLARVFGSPTAPDHRALHDARATVDVLHGMMERLGNLGVLTIEDLAAFSAKVTTAQRKKRHLAEDLPHAPGVYLFKDERGRVLYIGTSKDLRTRVRTYFTASETRSRMGEMVGLAATVQAIECATALEAGVRELRLIAEHKPPYNRRSRRPEKMHFVKLTREPWPRLSLVKQVLDDDADYLGPFGSKKIAEQALQALHDTFPIRQCSDRLPLLPAKSPCVLAELHRCLSPCDRSTTTETYADLVGRVREALRHRPDEVVAAVTERLDDLAGQERFEEAAVHRDRMTSYLRAAARTQRLTGVARLSDLTAIRREDDGRWAVHVVRHGRLAAAGVIPREANAHAYVADLQLSAETVLDAPGPVPAASAEETELVLRWLESPGVRLAHVEGDWTCPVGGAGRRAAKI